From Bacillota bacterium, the proteins below share one genomic window:
- the holA gene encoding DNA polymerase III subunit delta, whose product MPVLSYQEARKRLARGDFPALLLLHGEEQFLARELIQFLLARLEAREGSVDYLEWGEGVGEAELSTALTTLPLGCSRRFVVAGDPPLAVVTSSFKFLNPALVLVLLFRTKIKASEAAYRIGEERGWVVECTPLKGKELLQWMQAEARVRGKELPVPAGEYLRFLCGDSLAQLRQEIEKASLFLEPAQKVITVAVLQKVGSRTAGRSVFELVDAMAERKAGAVRDVLADLLSQGHPPVLLVALLSRHFLQMLEAACLREEGVNPSRILEVMGLHPYAAKKLLKQVGSYRMEEIEAVLNSLLLLDRSIKEGKGAPHLLLEAGLSEICMQKPLALQRKR is encoded by the coding sequence GTGCCCGTCTTATCCTATCAGGAGGCGAGGAAGAGGCTGGCGCGGGGGGATTTTCCGGCTTTGCTCCTGCTGCATGGAGAGGAGCAGTTTCTCGCGCGAGAATTGATCCAGTTCCTGCTTGCCCGGCTTGAGGCCAGGGAGGGATCTGTTGATTACCTGGAGTGGGGGGAGGGGGTTGGGGAGGCAGAACTCTCAACCGCTCTTACCACCTTGCCTCTTGGTTGCTCCAGGCGCTTCGTAGTCGCCGGCGATCCACCCCTTGCTGTCGTGACTTCCTCTTTTAAGTTCCTCAATCCTGCCCTGGTACTTGTTTTGCTTTTCCGGACAAAAATTAAAGCGTCCGAAGCTGCCTACCGGATTGGGGAAGAAAGGGGTTGGGTTGTGGAATGTACCCCATTAAAGGGGAAAGAGCTGTTGCAGTGGATGCAGGCGGAAGCCCGGGTCCGGGGCAAAGAGCTTCCTGTTCCTGCAGGAGAGTACCTGCGCTTCTTGTGCGGTGATAGTCTGGCGCAGCTCCGGCAGGAAATCGAAAAAGCTTCTCTTTTCCTCGAACCCGCGCAAAAAGTGATTACGGTCGCGGTTTTGCAAAAGGTAGGGAGCCGCACGGCAGGGCGGAGCGTGTTCGAGCTGGTGGATGCGATGGCAGAGCGGAAAGCCGGGGCAGTCAGGGATGTGCTGGCCGATCTTTTAAGCCAGGGACACCCCCCGGTTCTTCTGGTTGCCCTTCTATCCCGCCATTTTCTGCAAATGCTGGAGGCGGCCTGCCTCCGGGAGGAGGGTGTTAACCCCTCCCGGATCTTGGAGGTCATGGGACTTCACCCTTATGCCGCGAAAAAGTTGCTGAAACAGGTTGGTTCCTACCGGATGGAGGAGATCGAAGCTGTCCTGAACTCCCTCCTCCTTTTAGACCGGTCAATAAAGGAAGGAAAAGGTGCTCCCCATTTATTGCTGGAAGCGGGACTGAGCGAAATCTGCATGCAAAAACCCCTTGCCCTTCAACGCAAGAGGTAG
- the murJ gene encoding murein biosynthesis integral membrane protein MurJ produces MSEREQVARAAGIITIAMVLSRLLGYARDLALYAQFGQNRITDAYNAAFSIPDFLYMILVGGALSSAFIPVFGGYVATGREDEGWRVASSLVNLMVLLLVLGITLGLIFTPQLVYILVPGFDPAELALTVRLTRIMLFQTFFMGLSGITVGILNSYKHFTTPALGSVLYNLAVVLVGWSLAPYLGIAAYSVGVVFGAVLNFAVQLPPLLRLGLRYRPVLDLSHPGVRQIAALVIPVLVGLSVSQFNLFVSQNLASGLPGGHLAALRTAQRLMQLPLGIFAAAIGTAIFPTLTGQAARREWSQFRRTTSLGIRTVNFITIPAAAGLIALGLPAIRLLFEVGKFTPANTWATATALFYYAFGIVGYSGALILNRVYYALKDTKTPVLVGIATVFLNLVLNLVLVRVMGHAGLALAYSVVGIVNMVALLLILRAKIGYIDGRRILLSGGGALVSGLVMGGITYLLAGHLEGMLGTVSKLSQMVTVGAGVVAGFVLYLALTYLFRLEELRLALDIIGRRLNFARGVRALR; encoded by the coding sequence ATGTCGGAACGCGAGCAGGTCGCCCGGGCTGCCGGGATTATTACCATTGCCATGGTCCTTTCCCGACTCCTCGGTTACGCGCGGGACCTCGCCCTCTACGCCCAGTTCGGGCAGAACAGGATCACCGATGCCTACAACGCTGCCTTTTCAATCCCCGATTTTCTCTATATGATCCTGGTGGGGGGTGCTTTGAGTTCTGCCTTTATTCCTGTATTCGGAGGGTACGTGGCCACCGGACGGGAGGATGAAGGATGGCGCGTTGCAAGCAGTCTGGTAAATTTAATGGTGCTGCTGCTTGTTTTAGGAATTACGCTGGGCCTCATTTTTACGCCCCAGCTCGTGTACATCCTGGTGCCCGGATTTGACCCCGCAGAACTCGCTCTTACCGTTCGCCTCACGCGGATCATGCTCTTCCAGACCTTTTTCATGGGTTTGAGCGGGATTACGGTTGGGATTTTAAATTCATATAAACATTTTACAACACCCGCCCTGGGCTCAGTCCTTTACAACCTCGCCGTTGTCCTGGTGGGTTGGAGCCTGGCGCCTTACCTCGGCATTGCGGCCTATTCGGTGGGAGTTGTGTTTGGGGCCGTTCTGAACTTCGCGGTTCAGCTTCCACCCCTCCTCCGGCTCGGCCTGCGCTACCGCCCGGTGCTTGATCTGTCGCACCCCGGGGTCAGGCAAATCGCGGCATTGGTGATTCCGGTGCTGGTCGGGCTCTCAGTCTCTCAATTCAACCTGTTTGTCAGCCAGAACCTGGCCTCCGGGCTGCCGGGCGGCCACCTCGCAGCTCTCAGGACCGCCCAGCGCCTCATGCAGTTGCCGCTGGGAATTTTCGCGGCGGCAATCGGGACGGCGATCTTCCCTACTTTAACGGGACAGGCGGCGCGCCGGGAATGGTCGCAGTTTCGCCGGACAACTTCCCTGGGCATCAGGACCGTGAACTTTATCACGATTCCCGCAGCCGCTGGTTTAATCGCACTCGGCCTCCCCGCCATCCGGTTGCTCTTTGAGGTTGGTAAATTTACACCTGCCAATACCTGGGCAACCGCGACTGCTTTGTTTTATTATGCTTTTGGCATTGTCGGCTATTCCGGGGCGCTGATTTTAAACAGGGTCTACTATGCCTTGAAAGACACGAAAACGCCGGTGCTCGTAGGGATCGCTACTGTTTTTCTGAACCTTGTTTTAAACCTGGTGCTGGTAAGGGTCATGGGACACGCCGGGTTGGCGCTCGCCTATTCGGTCGTCGGGATTGTTAACATGGTCGCCCTGCTTCTGATCCTGCGGGCTAAAATTGGATATATTGATGGGAGGCGAATCCTTCTCTCCGGTGGCGGGGCTCTGGTTTCGGGGCTGGTAATGGGAGGTATCACATACCTGCTGGCCGGTCACCTGGAGGGGATGCTGGGCACGGTTTCAAAGTTATCTCAAATGGTGACAGTGGGAGCAGGAGTCGTAGCAGGGTTTGTGCTTTATCTTGCGCTGACCTATCTCTTCCGACTGGAAGAGTTGAGGCTGGCCCTGGACATAATCGGGAGGCGTCTGAATTTCGCCAGGGGCGTGCGCGCCCTGCGGTAA
- a CDS encoding stage II sporulation protein P yields MRQFLAARFLLFVLICLSGWGIAGVARASLNQNHPYPGLLAWGLGNPGAQTEDRIILNGALVYITGVDPGYLPGILEKGLPAAAFETNGVTPVFAGDFSGSEGERPLQDEEVAGEPHDLSSQPVEVAFYHTHNAETYLPLHGTSKVQGENGGVSLVAREMAKLLEGEGVKAVHDQTIHDHPDFPTSYIKSEATAQRLVQENSVLKALVDVHRDAGLSKKETVKVEGKEVARILLIVGNGDRLPNPHWRENYAFAQEIAARLKEKYPGVLKEVRLKPGRYNQHVSPHALLVEVGSDQNTLDEALGAARCFATVLAELVRESRAGESTRDDG; encoded by the coding sequence TTGAGACAATTTTTGGCTGCGCGGTTTCTTTTATTTGTTCTGATCTGCCTGAGCGGGTGGGGAATCGCAGGGGTTGCACGGGCTTCTTTAAATCAGAACCACCCTTATCCAGGTCTTCTGGCCTGGGGGCTGGGAAACCCGGGGGCTCAAACTGAGGACCGGATCATTTTAAACGGTGCTTTAGTTTACATAACAGGTGTTGACCCCGGTTACCTGCCGGGTATCCTTGAAAAAGGCCTTCCCGCCGCGGCTTTTGAGACAAATGGCGTTACTCCCGTCTTTGCCGGGGACTTTTCCGGAAGTGAAGGGGAACGCCCGCTTCAGGATGAGGAGGTTGCCGGGGAGCCTCATGATTTAAGCAGCCAACCTGTCGAGGTTGCCTTTTATCACACTCACAATGCCGAAACCTATCTCCCGCTTCACGGTACAAGCAAGGTCCAGGGGGAAAACGGAGGGGTGAGTCTGGTTGCCCGGGAAATGGCGAAATTGTTAGAAGGGGAAGGGGTTAAAGCAGTTCACGACCAGACAATTCACGACCACCCGGATTTCCCTACCTCCTATATTAAATCAGAAGCAACTGCCCAGCGCCTGGTTCAGGAGAACTCTGTTCTCAAAGCGCTGGTGGATGTACACCGGGACGCGGGATTAAGCAAGAAGGAAACCGTGAAGGTTGAGGGCAAGGAGGTTGCCCGTATTTTACTGATTGTAGGAAACGGAGACCGGCTGCCAAATCCTCACTGGCGGGAGAATTACGCTTTTGCCCAGGAAATTGCCGCCCGCCTCAAGGAAAAATACCCGGGCGTTTTGAAGGAAGTGAGGTTGAAGCCGGGGCGTTACAACCAGCACGTTTCTCCGCATGCACTTCTCGTTGAGGTTGGGAGCGATCAAAACACGCTGGATGAAGCCCTGGGCGCGGCTCGCTGCTTTGCCACCGTCCTTGCAGAACTGGTCCGTGAAAGCAGGGCCGGGGAAAGTACCAGGGACGACGGGTGA
- the lepA gene encoding translation elongation factor 4 — protein MEQALIRNFCIIAHIDHGKSTLADRLLEITGAIDPREMVDQVLDQMELERERGITIKLQPVRLRYQARDGKEYLLNLIDTPGHVDFSYEVSRSLAACEGALLVVDASQGVEAQTIANAYLALEAGLEIIPVINKIDLPVAEPERVAREIEEVLGLQAERALRVSAKEGWGVQDALEALIQRVPPPRGEAGAPLKALIFDSHFDPYKGAISYIRVFEGRVRRGIKIQMMSTGKFFEVSEVGVFTPALKLKEELGPGEVGYLAAGIKNVADTRVGDTVTSADRPAERPLPGYRKVLPVVFCGMYPVDPRDYENLRGALGKLKLNDAAFQYEPETSAALGFGFRCGFLGLLHMEIIQERLEREYGLDLVTTAPSVIYRITRRNGEVITVENPTLWPNLGEISLIEELHVRATVITPADYLGPVLELLRERRGEFKEMNYLSPRRVQVVYELPLAEIIFNFFDHLKSRTRGYASLDYELIGYRPADLVKLDCLVHGEVIDALSVIVHRDQAFTRGRALVEKLKELIPRQLFDVPIQAAVGGRVIARETVRALRKNVLEKCYGGDVTRKRKLLEKQKEGKRRMKQIGKVEIPQAAFLAVLQVDRE, from the coding sequence ATGGAACAAGCTTTGATCAGAAATTTTTGCATTATTGCGCACATTGACCACGGAAAATCAACCCTTGCGGACCGGTTGCTGGAAATAACCGGCGCTATTGACCCCCGGGAAATGGTGGACCAGGTTTTAGACCAGATGGAACTGGAGCGCGAGCGGGGGATAACGATTAAACTCCAGCCCGTCCGCCTCCGCTACCAGGCGCGCGATGGGAAGGAATACCTTTTAAACCTCATCGACACCCCGGGCCACGTGGATTTCAGCTACGAGGTATCCAGGAGCCTGGCGGCTTGCGAGGGAGCGCTCCTGGTGGTTGACGCCAGCCAGGGTGTTGAGGCCCAGACGATTGCCAACGCTTACCTGGCGCTAGAAGCCGGTCTCGAGATCATTCCTGTAATTAACAAGATCGATCTTCCCGTAGCCGAGCCGGAACGGGTGGCGCGGGAAATCGAAGAAGTGCTGGGGTTACAGGCAGAGAGAGCTTTGCGCGTTTCAGCAAAGGAGGGTTGGGGGGTACAGGATGCCCTGGAGGCCCTGATCCAGCGGGTGCCTCCCCCCCGGGGGGAAGCAGGTGCACCCTTAAAGGCTTTAATTTTCGATTCCCACTTTGACCCCTATAAAGGAGCAATCTCTTACATCCGTGTTTTCGAGGGTCGTGTCCGGCGGGGGATAAAGATCCAGATGATGTCTACCGGAAAGTTCTTTGAGGTTTCCGAAGTTGGCGTCTTCACTCCTGCCCTTAAGCTGAAGGAGGAGTTGGGTCCCGGAGAGGTCGGTTACCTCGCGGCCGGGATCAAAAATGTGGCTGATACAAGGGTAGGAGACACGGTTACCTCGGCCGACCGACCGGCGGAGCGGCCCCTTCCCGGGTACAGGAAGGTTCTCCCTGTCGTCTTTTGCGGCATGTACCCGGTTGACCCCCGTGACTACGAAAACCTGCGGGGAGCCCTGGGAAAGTTAAAATTAAATGATGCCGCCTTTCAGTACGAACCGGAGACCTCGGCTGCCCTGGGTTTTGGCTTTCGCTGCGGCTTTCTCGGCCTGCTCCACATGGAAATCATTCAGGAAAGATTGGAGCGGGAATACGGGCTTGATCTTGTCACAACTGCACCCAGCGTAATTTACAGGATCACCAGGCGGAACGGCGAGGTGATCACCGTCGAAAACCCCACCCTCTGGCCGAACCTGGGGGAAATATCCCTCATCGAAGAGCTTCATGTCCGGGCGACGGTGATTACCCCGGCGGATTATTTGGGGCCCGTGCTGGAGTTGCTGCGGGAAAGACGGGGGGAATTTAAAGAAATGAACTACCTCTCTCCCCGGCGGGTTCAGGTGGTCTATGAGCTCCCCCTTGCCGAAATAATTTTCAATTTTTTCGACCACCTGAAGTCCCGGACGCGGGGTTACGCATCCCTGGACTACGAACTGATCGGGTACCGCCCCGCAGATCTGGTGAAACTGGATTGCCTGGTCCACGGTGAGGTTATCGATGCCCTTTCCGTAATCGTCCACAGGGATCAGGCATTTACCCGCGGGCGCGCCCTGGTGGAAAAGCTCAAAGAGTTGATCCCCCGGCAGTTGTTTGACGTTCCGATCCAGGCCGCGGTCGGGGGGAGGGTGATCGCCCGGGAAACCGTCAGGGCCCTCCGGAAAAATGTTTTGGAAAAGTGCTACGGCGGCGATGTTACAAGAAAGCGGAAACTGTTAGAAAAGCAGAAGGAAGGGAAGCGCCGGATGAAACAGATCGGAAAGGTGGAAATTCCTCAGGCAGCTTTCCTTGCGGTCCTGCAGGTCGACAGGGAGTGA
- the rpsT gene encoding 30S ribosomal protein S20 has protein sequence MAKNRSAMKKARLAKIRTLRNASQKSAMKTAVKRFEDALAAGDQTKIEATFKTATRLIDKVASKGVIHPNSRDRKKAQLARRLKTISES, from the coding sequence ATGGCAAAAAACCGCTCTGCAATGAAAAAAGCCCGGCTCGCGAAGATCCGCACACTCCGGAATGCCTCCCAAAAATCGGCCATGAAAACTGCGGTCAAAAGATTCGAAGATGCCCTCGCAGCAGGAGATCAAACGAAAATTGAGGCAACTTTTAAAACCGCGACCCGCCTCATCGATAAAGTAGCATCGAAAGGAGTCATTCACCCTAATTCTAGGGACCGGAAAAAAGCGCAACTGGCAAGACGATTAAAAACAATTTCAGAAAGTTAA
- the hemW gene encoding radical SAM family heme chaperone HemW, which translates to MQLALYLHIPFCLKKCAYCAFNSRPLPAGSAGADLVRRYLRALAEELCLAASFLGKVTLGSIYFGGGTPTLLEAPDLIQILEQSARYFTWSPAIEISLEANPGTVSLPKLQALRDAGVNRISMGAQSFTGEELQLLGRTHGVEEIYTAYRDARAAGFENINLDLIYGVPGQTAGTWRKNLEQALDLTPEHLSVYGLSLEEGTPLAEAVAAGELESCGEAEQVALWEITAELLAAAGYERYEIANFARSGRMCRHNLVYWENLPYLGLGAGAHGFLGKVRYANHADVATYLDGVAQGKLPRAWEEDQTPEQERTDTIIMGLRLSRGLPLRAFRERFGVAFTEVYSSQLEHLVRAELIEVNDTAVFLTAKGRLLANSVLAHFI; encoded by the coding sequence GTGCAGCTTGCCCTCTACCTGCACATTCCTTTTTGTCTTAAAAAGTGCGCTTACTGTGCGTTTAACTCCAGGCCCCTGCCTGCCGGAAGCGCCGGCGCGGACCTGGTCCGGCGTTATCTCCGGGCCCTGGCAGAGGAGCTTTGCCTTGCCGCCTCTTTTCTGGGCAAGGTCACTTTAGGGTCCATTTACTTTGGAGGGGGAACCCCCACCCTCCTGGAAGCCCCGGATTTAATCCAAATTTTGGAGCAAAGCGCCCGGTATTTTACCTGGTCCCCGGCAATAGAAATATCGTTAGAGGCCAACCCCGGCACGGTTTCCCTGCCAAAGCTGCAGGCCCTCCGCGATGCTGGTGTTAACCGGATCTCCATGGGTGCCCAGTCTTTTACTGGCGAGGAGCTGCAGTTGCTCGGCAGGACCCACGGGGTAGAGGAAATCTATACAGCTTACCGGGATGCCCGCGCCGCCGGTTTCGAGAATATCAACCTGGATCTGATCTACGGGGTCCCGGGGCAAACCGCCGGCACCTGGCGCAAGAACCTGGAGCAGGCCCTGGACCTTACCCCGGAACATCTCTCGGTCTACGGCCTGTCCCTGGAAGAAGGAACCCCGCTCGCGGAGGCGGTGGCTGCGGGGGAATTGGAGTCTTGTGGCGAAGCAGAACAGGTTGCCCTCTGGGAGATAACTGCAGAACTCCTGGCAGCAGCCGGGTATGAAAGGTACGAGATCGCCAATTTTGCCCGTTCCGGCCGGATGTGCAGGCACAACCTGGTTTACTGGGAGAACCTGCCCTATTTAGGGCTTGGGGCGGGAGCCCACGGGTTTTTAGGCAAGGTCCGGTATGCTAACCATGCTGACGTAGCAACCTATCTTGATGGGGTGGCGCAGGGGAAGCTCCCGCGCGCCTGGGAGGAAGACCAGACACCCGAGCAGGAGCGTACCGATACCATCATCATGGGGTTGCGCCTCAGCCGGGGTTTACCCCTGCGTGCTTTCAGGGAGCGTTTCGGGGTCGCTTTTACGGAAGTTTACAGTTCCCAGCTGGAACACCTGGTCCGGGCAGAGTTAATCGAAGTAAACGATACTGCGGTTTTTCTCACCGCGAAAGGACGCCTCCTTGCCAATTCCGTCCTCGCTCATTTTATCTAG